The stretch of DNA CCGAGGCGCCAATCGATGCCCAAATNTTTGATGAGGAAACTGGCCACCACCATGCGGACCCGGTTGTGCATGGTCCCTGTGTGCCAGAGTTCGCNGTGCCCGGCGTCAACCAGGGGTATCCCCGTCTTACNCCGCTGCCAGGCGGCCAGATGTGCTGCGACCACGGGATCCTGCGCAGGGTTGTTCCAGGGGAAGTCATCAAATTTAGGGCGCAGGTTGATGGTGGCCAGGTTCGGGCGGTGGTACAACTGGTGCCAGCAGAATTCCCGCCACCCCAACTCCGAAGCAAAGACGGCTGGTCCGGGCGATCCCGCCACGTCGCTGCCTCCCAGAGCGGGAGAACCGGCGGGACTGCCAGGAGCGGCAGAACCGGCGGAACCACTAGAACCGGCGTCTGAACCCCAGCTTCGTTGGACCCTTCTGGCTGCGAGCGCAGCCCACANCTGGAAGGGACTGAGCTGCCNCCAGCGCAGATAGGGTGAGATCCTGCTGGTTCCGGGCTGATCCGGCCGGTCCCGGGCAGCAGAGTAGTCCCNCACGCGTTGGTCGAGGAAATCAGCGAGCAGTTGGTGCCCGGCAGCCGCAGTAGGAACCCAGCTCTCGCGGAGGCCACCGGCCCAGTCGGGGCTGGTGGGAAGTAGCTGCCAGCTGCCCAGAGCCTCGCTGTCCGGAAGCGGCCCGCTAAACCCGTGGCCGGACTCGGGCTGGCCCATGGGCGCCCGAAAGTCTTGGGCGGAGACGGTTCGCCAGAACGGTGTGAAGACTTGATACGGGTTACCCGCACCAGTGCGCACCTTCCAGGGTTCGTGGAGGAGGCTGGCTTGGAAGCTTTCCGCATGTACCCCGTGCTCCTGCGCCCATGACTTCAGCGCGGCGTCGACCTCCCGTTCGGGTCNCCCGTACCGGCGGTTCCAATACAGCGCCCCAGCCCNCAGCTCGGTGGCCAGCTGGGCGACTGTTGCGGCGCCGGGCCCGCGGCGCAGTATCAACGGGATGCCCACCTTTTCCAAGGCGAGCGCAAGATCTTCCAACGCATGGTGCAACCACCATTTCGTGGCCCCACCCAGCGCCCGGATACCCGCAGATTCTTCATCCAGCACATATAGCGCCACTGCAGACCCAACACCGCTAGCGGCATCGTTGGCAGCGGCTAGTAGGGCGGGGTTATCTGCCACACGAAGGTCATCACGAAACCAAACGATGGAGACGTTCATAGGCTGTCCTTTCAGTTGGACGCAATTTTCAGTTGCACGCTAACGTCGGTATCAATGTTTTCTCCTCATCCAAGGTGCTAGCTCGAGATGAGCTATCCCTGCAAGACCAGCCAGATCAACGTCATCGTCACCAGGAACCCGGTGAGGTAGTTCAGCCACAAGAATCTCTTCCATGCCGTATTGACACTTGCGGAGGTGGCGTCGGTGACGCGTAGATGAGGCCCTACATTGAGCAGGTACGGCAGCGCCAACACCGCAGCAAACGGCACAGCCGTCAAGAGCATGAGCACACCCGCGCAGGCATAGGCGATGAAAGCGAACCAGACGGTAAATCGGGC from Arthrobacter polaris encodes:
- a CDS encoding deoxyribodipyrimidine photo-lyase translates to MNVSIVWFRDDLRVADNPALLAAANDAASGVGSAVALYVLDEESAGIRALGGATKWWLHHALEDLALALEKVGIPLILRRGPGAATVAQLATELXAGALYWNRRYGXPEREVDAALKSWAQEHGVHAESFQASLLHEPWKVRTGAGNPYQVFTPFWRTVSAQDFRAPMGQPESGHGFSGPLPDSEALGSWQLLPTSPDWAGGLRESWVPTAAAGHQLLADFLDQRVXDYSAARDRPDQPGTSRISPYLRWXQLSPFQXWAALAARRVQRSWGSDAGSSGSAGSAAPGSPAGSPALGGSDVAGSPGPAVFASELGWREFCWHQLYHRPNLATINLRPKFDDFPWNNPAQDPVVAAHLAAWQRXKTGIPLVDAGHXELWHTGTMHNRVRMVVASFLIKXLGIDWRLGEQWFWDTLVDADAASNPANWQWVAGSGADAAPYFRIFNPLTQAKKFDPTGRYVTKWVPELLTPEYPEHIVDLQESRRAALEGYASLTPNLIM